The Candidatus Bathyarchaeota archaeon genome includes a region encoding these proteins:
- a CDS encoding DUF1805 domain-containing protein: protein MIYVEKLDVEGKETLGLKVELPGSPPLLLIVGDKGFIMCGYLNVEVAEKLQVAAAVVSGVKNFDDVLNAEIKAVTSRAKELGINVGLKGKEALKKLI from the coding sequence TTGATATATGTGGAAAAGCTTGACGTTGAAGGAAAAGAGACTCTTGGATTAAAGGTTGAGCTTCCAGGTTCTCCGCCTCTGCTGTTAATTGTAGGCGATAAGGGCTTTATCATGTGTGGCTACCTAAACGTTGAAGTTGCCGAAAAGCTTCAAGTTGCCGCCGCCGTGGTTAGCGGAGTAAAAAACTTCGATGATGTCCTAAACGCTGAAATCAAAGCTGTAACTTCTAGGGCTAAAGAGTTAGGCATAAACGTTGGGTTAAAAGGGAAAGAAGCGCTCAAAAAGCTAATTTAA
- a CDS encoding 2,3-bisphosphoglycerate-independent phosphoglycerate mutase, whose product MMKAIVVIADGMGDWPLKQLNGKTPVEAADTPNLDWLAKHGICGIMDPLAPGVPPGSDVAHLSILGYNAKRVYSGRGALEAIGFGIDVVPGDVVFRCNFATVDEDMKVIDRRAGRISTKDATELAKSLEKVYLHNHPEAQITFKNTVQHRAILRLRGPDLSMMVSDSDPHAVGRKVLKVHPLERTSEAEKTAKIVNEVLKEFHKVLKNHPLNEERKKKGLLPANIVLCRGAGVLPIINPFPLKFGIRAAAVAVMPLVRGVCKIAGMRLLNAPGATGGYDTDVLAKAKAAVRSLETEDFVLIHVKATDLASHDGKIDKKIEMIEKIDKMIGFLVENVNLEETYIAVTADHTTSSVTGRHTGDPVPVAIVGPYVRVDDVEKYSERSCAKGGLGRIRGRDLMHTIANWLGKMRKFGA is encoded by the coding sequence ATGATGAAAGCTATAGTAGTAATAGCCGATGGAATGGGCGACTGGCCTCTAAAGCAGCTTAACGGAAAAACTCCAGTTGAAGCCGCCGACACCCCAAACCTAGATTGGCTTGCTAAACACGGCATCTGCGGAATAATGGACCCCCTAGCTCCGGGAGTCCCACCAGGAAGCGACGTTGCTCATCTGTCGATTTTAGGCTATAATGCCAAAAGAGTGTACTCCGGCAGGGGAGCGCTTGAAGCAATAGGCTTTGGAATTGACGTTGTACCCGGAGACGTCGTTTTCAGATGCAACTTTGCCACTGTAGACGAAGACATGAAAGTTATAGACAGAAGAGCCGGAAGAATAAGCACAAAAGATGCGACAGAACTTGCTAAGTCCCTTGAAAAAGTCTATTTGCATAACCATCCGGAGGCCCAAATTACATTTAAAAACACGGTTCAGCACCGCGCAATTCTACGTTTAAGGGGCCCCGATCTCTCTATGATGGTTTCCGACTCGGACCCTCATGCAGTTGGAAGAAAAGTGTTGAAGGTTCATCCGCTTGAACGTACATCAGAGGCTGAAAAAACCGCCAAAATAGTTAATGAGGTTCTTAAAGAATTTCATAAAGTGTTAAAGAATCATCCATTAAACGAGGAGAGGAAAAAGAAGGGGCTGCTTCCAGCGAACATTGTTTTATGCAGAGGAGCTGGGGTTTTGCCCATAATAAATCCGTTTCCTTTGAAATTTGGGATTAGGGCCGCTGCTGTGGCTGTAATGCCCCTAGTACGGGGAGTATGCAAGATTGCTGGGATGCGTCTGCTAAATGCGCCGGGAGCTACTGGGGGATATGACACTGACGTTTTAGCCAAAGCCAAAGCAGCCGTGAGAAGTTTGGAAACTGAAGACTTCGTACTTATACACGTGAAGGCCACAGATCTTGCAAGTCATGACGGTAAAATAGACAAAAAAATTGAAATGATAGAAAAAATCGACAAGATGATCGGTTTTCTCGTTGAGAATGTAAACTTAGAGGAAACTTACATTGCTGTTACAGCCGACCACACGACTTCTTCTGTTACGGGTAGACATACCGGAGACCCAGTTCCAGTAGCGATAGTAGGACCATACGTCAGAGTTGACGATGTTGAGAAATATTCTGAACGTTCATGTGCAAAAGGTGGACTTGGAAGGATTAGGGGAAGAGACCTAATGCATACGATTGCGAACTGGCTTGGAAAAATGAGAAAATTTGGAGCCTAA
- a CDS encoding MFS transporter, translating to MRLKLKRGVALGLIEKLKEEFSFFRGNFLILIISWILMDFVNELPGTYYPDYVVNLGGTPTILGIISAVSFLALALVQFPGGYLADKYGRKWLVSSLTFGVAISYIFYAVAPSWHFILIGALFANLCLLYQPALNALFADSLPPEKRGMGFSIVNLITSVSTTPAPLIAMFLVTTYGPILGMRIAYVIVTIFYFAAAVVRLKLKESMKNVDKLDLKDAVKSIPRSLREGIEVWRRVPRSTFFLFLSRLILGSAFAMCQPLFQIYAFYVLQIGGAPNPNLPPDQDPALQLARIYWGYAMMVVVVCMIILSFPVGRLIDKIGRKKPLILAGLLIIPATLLFVYGNYLTLFISFPIVSLSQLLMFSSFQALFADLVAQDKRGTVTGSMNFFSYIFMAVGGFIGGLLYDKVSPQFPFLLIPVLSVPSTLLVLFYVHEPKPEDREL from the coding sequence GTGAGACTCAAACTTAAAAGAGGAGTAGCGTTGGGTTTAATTGAAAAACTGAAGGAAGAATTTTCCTTCTTTAGAGGGAACTTTCTAATTCTGATAATAAGCTGGATTCTAATGGACTTTGTTAACGAACTTCCTGGAACCTACTATCCCGACTACGTCGTCAATTTGGGTGGAACACCGACGATACTTGGCATAATTTCAGCAGTTTCTTTTTTGGCCCTTGCTTTAGTTCAGTTTCCAGGCGGATATCTAGCCGACAAGTATGGACGTAAATGGTTAGTTTCAAGCCTAACATTTGGCGTTGCAATTTCCTACATTTTTTACGCTGTTGCACCAAGCTGGCACTTCATCTTGATTGGGGCGCTCTTCGCTAATCTTTGCCTACTTTATCAACCAGCGTTAAATGCACTTTTCGCAGACTCTCTACCTCCAGAAAAACGCGGCATGGGATTTTCAATTGTTAATCTAATAACGAGTGTTTCAACAACTCCCGCGCCATTAATTGCCATGTTCCTAGTAACAACCTATGGTCCAATATTAGGTATGAGAATAGCCTACGTTATTGTAACGATTTTTTATTTCGCCGCAGCGGTGGTTAGGCTGAAACTTAAGGAAAGTATGAAAAACGTTGACAAATTAGACTTAAAAGACGCTGTCAAGTCGATACCTCGCTCTTTAAGGGAGGGAATAGAGGTTTGGCGGCGTGTTCCCCGTTCAACCTTCTTTCTTTTCTTATCTAGGCTCATCTTAGGCTCTGCTTTTGCTATGTGTCAACCCCTCTTCCAGATATATGCCTTCTATGTTCTACAAATTGGTGGGGCTCCGAACCCTAATCTGCCTCCCGATCAGGATCCAGCTTTGCAGCTTGCTAGAATTTATTGGGGTTACGCCATGATGGTTGTTGTAGTTTGTATGATAATTCTCTCTTTCCCAGTTGGGCGGCTTATAGACAAGATTGGAAGGAAAAAACCGTTAATTTTAGCCGGATTATTGATTATTCCCGCCACGTTACTGTTTGTTTATGGGAATTACTTGACGCTTTTTATCTCTTTCCCAATTGTAAGTTTGTCTCAGCTTTTGATGTTTTCCTCCTTTCAAGCTTTGTTTGCGGATCTTGTGGCTCAAGATAAACGTGGAACGGTTACTGGTTCCATGAACTTTTTCTCTTACATTTTTATGGCTGTCGGCGGTTTTATTGGCGGTTTGCTTTATGATAAAGTGAGCCCTCAGTTTCCGTTCTTACTTATACCAGTACTTTCGGTTCCATCAACTCTCCTTGTTCTGTTCTACGTGCATGAACCTAAACCGGAGGATAGGGAGCTTTAA
- a CDS encoding Glu/Leu/Phe/Val dehydrogenase produces the protein MESLLLNVEELVFKFSDELGPEKSVFVYDPKTGLKGMVVVDNVARGPAIGGVRMLPDVTFEEVFRLARAMTLKNAAAEIPHGGGKSGIIANPKTANRPELIRAFAKGIRHLVEYIPGPDMGTDEKCMAIILDEIGRACGLPKELGGIPLDEIGSTGYGVVESAEVACEFAGINLSGATIAVEGFGAVGKAAVKFILEKGAKVVAVSDSKGAIYNQNGLDYERLLKTKLETGAVKNYGEGQILTPEQIFELPVDILIPGARPDVISERNVHNIKCKLIVEAANIPATREAEKILHERGILVVPDFIANAGGVITAAVEYRGGTEKEAFEHIRDKVRRNTKLVLEKANEEGVMPRVAAEKIAKERVLNAMKYRGRL, from the coding sequence ATGGAGAGTTTGTTATTGAATGTTGAAGAGTTAGTGTTCAAGTTCTCGGACGAATTAGGACCAGAGAAATCCGTGTTCGTTTATGACCCGAAGACTGGACTGAAAGGAATGGTTGTTGTAGACAACGTTGCCCGTGGACCAGCAATAGGCGGAGTCAGAATGCTACCCGACGTAACATTCGAAGAAGTGTTCCGGCTAGCCAGAGCCATGACACTAAAGAATGCAGCGGCAGAAATCCCCCACGGCGGAGGAAAAAGCGGAATAATTGCCAATCCGAAAACTGCGAACAGACCCGAACTTATAAGGGCATTTGCAAAGGGAATAAGGCATCTTGTAGAGTATATTCCCGGACCCGATATGGGCACAGACGAAAAATGCATGGCAATAATCCTCGACGAGATTGGAAGAGCATGCGGTTTACCAAAAGAGCTCGGAGGCATTCCGCTCGATGAAATCGGCTCTACTGGATATGGAGTTGTTGAAAGCGCTGAAGTTGCATGCGAATTCGCTGGAATCAATCTGTCAGGCGCAACCATTGCCGTAGAAGGCTTCGGCGCCGTTGGGAAGGCAGCTGTAAAATTCATCCTAGAAAAAGGTGCAAAGGTAGTTGCCGTTTCAGACTCTAAAGGCGCAATTTATAACCAGAATGGACTTGACTATGAAAGATTATTGAAGACTAAACTGGAGACAGGCGCCGTGAAAAATTATGGAGAAGGCCAAATTCTTACTCCTGAACAGATATTTGAGCTTCCCGTAGACATATTAATTCCCGGCGCACGGCCAGATGTAATTTCCGAGAGAAACGTCCACAACATTAAGTGCAAACTTATAGTTGAGGCAGCCAACATTCCTGCCACAAGAGAAGCTGAAAAAATACTGCATGAACGTGGAATATTGGTTGTTCCAGATTTCATAGCGAATGCTGGAGGAGTTATAACGGCGGCTGTTGAGTATAGGGGAGGAACGGAGAAGGAAGCCTTTGAGCACATTAGAGACAAGGTAAGACGAAACACAAAGCTTGTTCTCGAAAAGGCAAATGAAGAAGGCGTAATGCCAAGAGTTGCCGCCGAAAAGATAGCTAAAGAACGTGTACTGAACGCCATGAAATATCGGGGGCGGCTCTAA
- a CDS encoding DUF4438 domain-containing protein: protein MLRTNVDKLVKISVVGEVSSPVFWRSAYRISAEGKPVVLPGVGGITYNIRVGDPAVGWMADHVEPGVSVKNKEKDERFPGGANMALNILACVGNEAVVVSGDAKGDRGVVTGKHGGIEHVLIDFPPETLEKLLIGDKILIKAFGVGLQLLDYPDIKVMNMDPHFLEAINPQPVGDKLEVPVTHIIPAAIMGSGLGANQTYSGDYDIQLFDEPTVREYGLEDLRLGDLVAIQNADHSYGRIYRKGAISVGIVVHSNCVTSGHGPGVTTLFTSRTGKIIPRIDSNANIAKLLKLREDL, encoded by the coding sequence ATGCTAAGAACAAATGTTGATAAACTTGTCAAAATATCTGTCGTTGGGGAAGTTTCAAGTCCGGTGTTTTGGCGTTCAGCCTATAGAATATCTGCTGAGGGGAAACCAGTAGTCTTGCCGGGCGTTGGAGGAATAACCTACAACATTCGCGTCGGTGACCCTGCTGTCGGCTGGATGGCAGACCATGTTGAACCCGGTGTAAGTGTGAAGAATAAAGAGAAAGATGAACGTTTTCCAGGCGGAGCCAACATGGCTTTAAACATCTTGGCATGTGTAGGCAACGAAGCCGTAGTTGTTTCCGGTGATGCCAAAGGTGACAGGGGAGTCGTAACTGGAAAGCATGGTGGAATAGAACATGTGCTCATAGATTTTCCGCCTGAAACCTTGGAAAAACTTCTCATTGGAGATAAAATTCTGATAAAAGCCTTTGGTGTAGGCTTGCAACTGCTAGATTATCCTGACATTAAAGTTATGAACATGGACCCGCATTTTCTTGAGGCCATAAATCCCCAGCCTGTTGGAGACAAACTCGAAGTTCCAGTTACCCATATAATTCCAGCGGCAATAATGGGTTCAGGATTAGGGGCGAACCAAACGTATTCTGGCGATTACGACATCCAACTTTTCGACGAGCCAACAGTCAGAGAATACGGCCTAGAAGACTTGAGACTTGGCGATTTAGTTGCAATTCAAAATGCAGACCACTCTTATGGGCGTATTTACCGTAAAGGTGCAATTTCAGTGGGTATAGTTGTTCATTCAAACTGCGTAACTTCTGGGCATGGCCCCGGCGTGACCACCCTATTTACTTCAAGAACTGGAAAGATAATTCCACGAATAGACTCCAACGCTAACATAGCTAAACTTTTGAAGCTTAGAGAAGACCTATAG
- a CDS encoding threonine--tRNA ligase gives MRILQLHSDYIEYRPIKREIENAEKCEKKTKRYEDIVVLFTSVEEEDNEKIARKAVEEVKETLEKISAKRILIYPYAHLSSQLAKPQKALRILKTMEEHAKKLGIETYRSPFGWCKQFSLKIKGHPLAEQLKVITSEKIKEKEEEKVSEALKAEEKLKSYWYILQPNGKMVPVEKFDFSNYPNLEKFAKYEISKVRAVQQIPPHVKLMKRLEIADYEPGSDPGNMRWYPKGRLIKSLLEQYVTQKTVAYGAMEVETPVMYDFNHPSLARYLNRFPARQYLLKSEDKELFLRFSACFGQFLMAHDAQISYRDLPMKLYELTRYSFRREKSGELVGLRRLRAFTMPDCHAFCANLEQAKEEMKKRFKLCMEILEEGLGLTKEDYELAIRFTKDFYEENKDFVVSLVKMFGKPALIEMWEERFFYFILKWEFNFVDNMNKASALSTDQIDIENAERYGITYVDEDGQKKYPLILHCSPSGAIERCVYAMLEKAYKEQKEGKVPTLPLWLSPTQVRVIPMSEKFLPEAEKIAKKLEENCIRVDIDDRQLTLQKRVREAEREWIHYIIVVGQKETETGVLAVRDRLARKIRQMKIEELISEITGKTEGKPFSQLSLPKHLSRRAQFYG, from the coding sequence ATGCGCATACTACAACTTCACTCAGACTACATCGAATATAGGCCAATAAAAAGGGAAATAGAAAACGCGGAAAAATGCGAAAAGAAAACAAAGAGATACGAAGACATAGTCGTGCTTTTCACGTCAGTTGAAGAGGAGGATAACGAAAAAATAGCCAGAAAAGCAGTTGAAGAAGTAAAAGAAACACTGGAAAAGATAAGCGCAAAACGCATTCTCATCTACCCCTATGCGCATTTAAGCAGTCAACTTGCAAAGCCGCAGAAGGCGCTAAGAATACTGAAAACCATGGAAGAACATGCAAAAAAACTCGGAATAGAAACTTACAGAAGTCCCTTCGGATGGTGTAAGCAGTTCTCACTAAAAATTAAGGGGCACCCACTTGCAGAGCAGTTGAAAGTAATAACTTCGGAAAAAATTAAGGAAAAGGAAGAGGAGAAGGTTTCAGAAGCCTTAAAGGCAGAGGAAAAACTCAAATCCTACTGGTATATTCTGCAACCAAACGGTAAAATGGTTCCAGTTGAAAAGTTCGACTTTTCAAATTACCCCAACTTAGAAAAGTTTGCCAAGTATGAGATTTCAAAGGTTAGGGCTGTCCAGCAGATTCCTCCCCATGTTAAGTTGATGAAGAGGCTTGAGATAGCGGATTATGAGCCTGGAAGCGACCCTGGAAATATGCGTTGGTATCCTAAGGGGAGACTCATAAAATCTCTTCTAGAACAGTACGTGACGCAGAAAACTGTAGCCTACGGAGCAATGGAAGTTGAAACCCCGGTTATGTACGACTTTAACCACCCAAGCTTGGCTAGATACTTAAACCGTTTTCCAGCCCGTCAATACTTGCTGAAGTCTGAAGACAAAGAACTTTTTCTGCGGTTCAGCGCATGCTTCGGCCAGTTTTTGATGGCTCACGACGCCCAAATTTCATATAGAGACTTACCTATGAAACTTTACGAACTGACCAGGTACAGTTTCAGAAGGGAGAAAAGCGGAGAACTTGTCGGTCTTAGAAGACTTAGAGCCTTCACCATGCCCGACTGCCATGCATTCTGCGCAAACTTAGAACAGGCCAAAGAGGAGATGAAAAAACGGTTTAAACTTTGCATGGAAATACTTGAAGAAGGGTTAGGCCTAACTAAGGAAGACTACGAGTTAGCCATAAGATTCACAAAGGACTTCTACGAAGAAAATAAGGATTTCGTGGTCTCGCTGGTTAAGATGTTTGGTAAGCCAGCTTTAATCGAAATGTGGGAGGAAAGGTTCTTCTATTTCATTCTCAAGTGGGAATTCAACTTCGTTGACAACATGAACAAGGCTTCAGCGCTTAGCACAGACCAAATCGACATAGAAAACGCTGAAAGATACGGCATAACCTACGTTGACGAAGACGGACAGAAAAAGTATCCACTTATACTGCACTGTTCTCCAAGCGGAGCAATAGAAAGATGCGTATATGCCATGCTAGAAAAAGCCTATAAAGAACAAAAGGAAGGAAAGGTTCCAACGTTACCGTTATGGCTTTCACCAACTCAAGTGCGAGTAATACCAATGTCAGAAAAGTTCCTCCCGGAAGCAGAAAAAATAGCAAAGAAACTCGAAGAAAACTGCATAAGGGTTGATATAGACGATAGACAGCTAACACTTCAGAAAAGAGTTAGAGAAGCTGAAAGAGAGTGGATACATTACATAATTGTTGTGGGTCAAAAAGAAACTGAAACCGGAGTATTAGCAGTACGGGACAGACTTGCCAGAAAAATTAGACAAATGAAAATTGAAGAATTAATTTCGGAAATAACGGGAAAAACTGAAGGAAAACCTTTCAGTCAGCTTTCACTACCTAAGCATCTGTCGCGAAGAGCACAGTTCTACGGCTAA
- a CDS encoding 30S ribosomal protein S26e, whose translation MPVKRKSRGRSKGGKGRSDVVQCSICGEFVPRDKAKKVTRRVSVVDPQLARELRQKGAYIAAPLETKYYCVSCAVHHGIVKVRSREERKLRGRPRRRRR comes from the coding sequence TTGCCAGTAAAGCGTAAAAGCCGTGGACGTTCAAAAGGTGGTAAGGGAAGAAGCGATGTTGTGCAGTGTTCAATATGCGGAGAGTTTGTGCCTAGGGATAAAGCAAAAAAGGTTACACGTCGAGTTTCAGTTGTAGATCCCCAGCTTGCTAGAGAGCTTAGGCAGAAAGGCGCCTATATAGCCGCTCCGCTTGAGACGAAATATTACTGTGTGTCATGCGCTGTTCATCATGGTATAGTGAAGGTTCGTTCAAGAGAGGAGAGAAAGCTTCGCGGAAGACCAAGAAGGAGAAGAAGGTAA
- a CDS encoding carbohydrate kinase family protein: MNRKFDLIVCGHFAIDRIKTAKAVETIIRLGGPPFYSAVAASRLDAKVSVLSKVGCDFSKEFLELLTKEGIDVSFIKMVENAKTTRFYIEYLDGKRKLRLEALGPKIYPEDIPTNVKAKAVHIAPIANEVSPEIFSNIKRIGELVCLDPQGYTRNFDEKGNVSLKPWKNEEILRQLTVFKSNIDEIMCITGTSNLYSAMKHVANYGVKVVIVTMGAEGTALLFNGNFYKIPSFPVGRVVDPTGAGDVFIGAYLAEYVKGEEPVWCACVGSAAASFIIEKTGLLRFGFKNEIYERAAEIYEKFSL, translated from the coding sequence TTGAACAGAAAATTTGACTTAATTGTCTGCGGACATTTTGCAATAGATAGAATAAAAACTGCGAAAGCAGTTGAAACAATTATAAGGTTAGGCGGCCCGCCTTTCTATTCAGCAGTAGCAGCAAGCAGACTCGACGCAAAAGTTTCAGTATTGTCGAAGGTCGGCTGTGACTTTTCAAAGGAATTCCTTGAATTATTAACAAAAGAGGGAATAGACGTTTCATTTATAAAAATGGTTGAAAACGCAAAAACAACACGTTTTTACATTGAATATTTAGATGGAAAAAGGAAGCTAAGGCTTGAGGCCCTAGGCCCCAAAATATATCCAGAAGATATTCCGACGAATGTGAAGGCTAAGGCAGTTCACATAGCTCCAATAGCAAACGAAGTCTCGCCGGAAATCTTTTCGAATATCAAAAGGATAGGTGAACTAGTCTGCTTAGATCCTCAAGGCTATACGCGAAATTTCGATGAGAAAGGAAACGTTAGTTTAAAACCTTGGAAAAACGAAGAAATACTGCGGCAACTCACAGTTTTTAAGTCCAACATTGACGAAATCATGTGCATAACCGGAACTTCGAATTTGTATTCGGCTATGAAGCATGTGGCAAATTACGGAGTCAAAGTGGTGATAGTAACGATGGGAGCGGAAGGTACTGCCTTACTTTTTAACGGTAACTTCTATAAAATACCGTCTTTCCCAGTTGGCAGAGTTGTTGACCCGACTGGCGCTGGAGACGTTTTCATAGGTGCATACTTGGCAGAGTATGTGAAAGGGGAAGAACCAGTTTGGTGTGCTTGTGTAGGTTCAGCTGCGGCTTCTTTTATAATTGAGAAAACTGGTTTGCTGAGATTTGGATTTAAGAATGAAATCTATGAGAGAGCTGCGGAAATTTACGAGAAATTTAGTCTTTAA
- a CDS encoding CDP-alcohol phosphatidyltransferase family protein translates to MKKAVGLLTKIKKKVQSWLAKEAEILHKVGFTPNKVSLTGLIFALLSSAAYATWNVYHPASLLLAAVLLLLSGFCDAIDGVIARIYGEATAFGGFLDSLFDRYADAIVIAGIMIGGLCQIFWGLLALTGSLLVSYARARAEAAGIRMETVGLAERAERILIYVAATLIATFCSPKNAIETMNIATIIVAVLTNITVIQRLIYFYNAVKQN, encoded by the coding sequence TTGAAGAAGGCTGTAGGATTGCTAACGAAAATCAAAAAGAAAGTTCAGTCTTGGCTGGCTAAAGAAGCTGAAATTTTACATAAAGTAGGATTCACACCCAACAAAGTTAGTTTAACCGGCCTAATTTTTGCGTTGCTTTCATCAGCAGCATATGCAACATGGAACGTCTATCATCCAGCCTCTCTTCTACTGGCTGCAGTTCTCCTACTACTTTCCGGATTTTGCGACGCAATTGACGGAGTAATAGCCAGAATCTACGGAGAAGCAACTGCCTTCGGAGGTTTCCTCGACTCCTTATTTGACAGGTATGCCGATGCAATAGTTATCGCTGGAATAATGATTGGAGGTTTATGTCAAATTTTCTGGGGATTACTTGCGTTAACTGGTTCTCTGCTTGTAAGCTACGCAAGAGCTAGAGCCGAAGCTGCAGGAATAAGAATGGAAACGGTTGGATTAGCTGAAAGAGCCGAAAGAATTCTAATCTACGTTGCAGCAACTCTAATAGCGACATTTTGCAGCCCAAAAAATGCCATAGAAACCATGAATATAGCTACAATAATAGTTGCCGTATTAACAAACATAACAGTAATTCAGAGGCTAATCTACTTTTACAATGCCGTAAAACAAAATTGA
- a CDS encoding alanine dehydrogenase, giving the protein MQTLLLSDDEVKSLLSMNEVIEAVESAFKEKGLGRVQMPAKIYLFYKKYNGDLRAMPSYLEELDISAVKIVNVHPDNRTKYGLPTVMATIVLIDPKSGAPIAIMGGTTITDMRTGAAGGIAAKYLARKNSKIVGLVGAGAQARTQLMALLEVFKGFDEVRVWSRTSKTREAFKTQMEAKYGHLCKIVTVDSVEEAVRGADIVVTTTPSRQPIVKNEWISPGMHLNCIGADAPGKEELEPEILKRAKIIVDDMEQAVHSGEINVPVSKGILTEHDIWAEIGEVVAKIKPGRESEEEITIFTSTGLAIQDAVTAHLAYKKALEKGIGKKIEIV; this is encoded by the coding sequence ATGCAAACCCTTCTGCTAAGCGATGATGAAGTTAAGAGCCTTCTGTCAATGAACGAGGTGATTGAAGCCGTCGAATCAGCGTTCAAGGAGAAGGGATTGGGCCGCGTGCAAATGCCGGCGAAAATCTACCTTTTCTACAAAAAATACAATGGTGACCTTAGGGCCATGCCCTCCTACCTTGAAGAACTTGACATTTCAGCGGTCAAAATTGTTAATGTTCACCCAGACAACCGCACAAAATACGGATTACCCACAGTTATGGCTACAATAGTCCTAATAGACCCCAAATCAGGTGCGCCTATCGCAATAATGGGAGGAACAACCATAACTGACATGCGAACCGGCGCAGCTGGAGGAATAGCTGCAAAATATCTTGCGAGGAAAAATTCTAAAATAGTTGGCTTGGTTGGAGCCGGAGCTCAGGCTAGAACTCAACTTATGGCTTTACTTGAAGTATTTAAGGGATTTGATGAAGTGAGGGTTTGGAGTAGAACTTCAAAAACTAGAGAAGCCTTCAAAACTCAAATGGAGGCGAAATATGGGCACTTATGTAAAATAGTTACTGTGGATAGCGTCGAGGAAGCCGTTAGAGGCGCCGACATCGTTGTTACAACAACTCCTTCAAGACAGCCCATAGTCAAAAACGAATGGATTTCCCCCGGGATGCACCTCAATTGTATAGGCGCCGACGCGCCGGGTAAAGAGGAGCTTGAGCCGGAAATACTCAAGAGAGCCAAAATAATCGTGGATGACATGGAACAAGCCGTGCACAGCGGTGAAATTAACGTTCCGGTAAGCAAGGGAATATTAACTGAACATGACATATGGGCTGAAATAGGCGAAGTAGTAGCTAAAATCAAGCCTGGAAGAGAAAGCGAAGAAGAAATAACAATTTTCACATCAACAGGATTGGCCATACAAGACGCTGTAACAGCTCACTTAGCATATAAGAAAGCACTGGAGAAAGGAATCGGAAAAAAGATAGAAATAGTCTGA